The nucleotide sequence AAAACAAGGATCATGTAAGAGCCTGCGGTGATATGTGGCGTATTTCCAAGGACTTTTGGGATGACTGGAAACTACTGAAGCAGCAGTTTGAGCTGGCAGAGCAATGGGCAACCGTAAGTGGACCGAACAGCTGGCCAGATGCTGATATGCTTCAACTGGGATGGATCTCCCGCAGAGGACCTCACGGACCAGAAAGGGAATCCAACTTTACCAAAGATGAGCAAAGAACCCATATGAGTTTCTGGGCAATCATGCGTTCTCCACTGATGATGGGAGGTGATATGCCGGATAACTCCCCTTTTGTAGAATCACTGATGACCAATGAGGAAGTGATTGCCCTGAACCAGCAAGGTATCATGAGTAAACAGCTTTACAGAAAGGATGATCTGGTGGTATGGGTAAGTCGCATGCCTGAAACAGGGAACTACAATGTGGGTTTCTTTAACCTGTCAGATAAAACGCAGGATATGACCATCAGCTGGAAAGAGCTCGGCATCAAAAGTAACTGTACTATCCGAAACCTATGGAGTCAAACGGATATAGGTTCATTCAGCCAATCATTCACCATTAAGGTCAATGCCCATGGCAGTGAGTTGTTTACTTTTAGTCCAAAAAGCAAGGCTGATCGCAAAATTCCGGACAAGAATATTTAAGAAAATCATTTGATTGATGCGGTTGACATGCGCGCAGATGAATGATGTACAGGTGAAGCAAAGGTCTTTTTCTTCTGAATTCTGTCCCACAACAGTAGCAGGAAGAAAAGGCTTTTTGCTGTTTTCGGACATTGTTTCTCTTAGATATGTGCAATTTTACCCAAAATTTATTTTATTAAAATACGATTTATCCTAATGGAATTTTTTTACCGAAATCAGTAAATCGATGAAAAAACTATCAGTCATATTTATACTGCAATTACTTTTCTGTACCAACCTGCTTGCACAACAACCTCATATCATTATAATTTATACAGATGATATGGGCATCGGAGATATGTCTTGTTCAGGTGGCGAGGTAGAGCCAACACCCAATATCGACAGACTTGCTCAAGGAGGAAAAAGGTTTACCCAATACTACACCACCGCTCCGGTATGTTCCCCTTCAAGGGTGAGCGTCACGACAGGTATGTACCACGTCAAGTGGAATATCAATACATTTCTCAGCTCTCGCAGGTTCAATGCCAAATGTGAGCAGTCGGACTTTCTGGTGGCAGAAGCCCCAACCATTGCCAAAACCCTTAAAACAGCAGGTTACAAGACCGCCCATTACGGCAAATGGCATATGGGTGGAGGACGTGACGTAAAGAATGCTCCTTCCATCGCCGAATATGGGTTCGATGATTTTGCCAGCACTTGGGAAAGCCCTAACCCAGACCCGCTGCTGACCTCCGGTAATTGGATATGGACTGCGGAAGACAGTATCAAACGTTGGGAGCGTACCGCCTACTTTGTAGATAAGACGCTAGCATTTCTGGATGCCAACAAAGAAACACCTTGTTTTATCAACCTCTGGCCTGATGATGTACACAGCCCTTGGGTTCCGGACGAATCTTCACAGGAAAACTGGAAAGGAACTGCCTTTAACCTAGATAAAATGCAACTGGTTATGGGTGAGTTTGACAAGCAAATCGGTAGGCTATTGGACGGGTTAGAACAAAAAGGACTGCTGGAAAATACGCTGATCATTTTTACCAGTGATAACGGTCCTGCCCCAAGTTTTGATCGAATCAGAACCAACGGATTGAGGGGTGTCAAAAACAGTCTCTACGAAGGCGGTATCCTGATGCCTTTTATCGTGCATTGGCCTAAAAAGGTGCAAGCCGGACAGGTAGATTCCGCATCTGTCATTGCCTCCATTGACCTGCTGCCGACACTTTGTAAGATTGCCAATGCTCAATTGCCAGAACACTTCCAGCCTGACGGAGAAGATATCAGTAAAAGCTGGCTTAGAAAAAAGTCCTATGAACGTGAGCAGGACCTTTTCTTTGAATATGGCAGAAATGAGGATTTCAAATATCCGAAAAACGGAACAGACAGAAGCCTTCACCTTGCGGTAAGGCATGGCGACTGGAAACTGTTTGCGACACCTGATGGTAAGACCGTTGAGCTATACAACCTGAAAAGCGACCCAACTGAAAGCCATAACCTTGTACAGGAAAAACAGGAGATCGTAAAAGAATTGTTGCCAAAGTTGCTCAGTTGGTTTGCCTCTTCGGATAAGGCATATGTATCAGGAAATAATTTGATGTCTAAATAAAGCAGATTAGACTTTACCCCGATCAATCTCTAAAACTCGAGTAACCTAATAGCCTTAATATATCTAGAGAGGATTGGAACTAGACATACAAGTATGGTTGAAATTGGGCAAACATTTTTAGCATTCTAAATTAGCACAAACAAGTAAAAGATAAATTAGGGATTTGCTAAATTAGAAATTATGCTAAAACCTTAACCCTATGGCAACATTGTATAAATATATTATAGCATTATGCCTACTGATTTTTAGCAACAGTCTAATAACTAAAGCACAGGTTGCTGACAGACCAGATAAGGACCGCCCTACTGAAGTGGAAGTCACATTGATCATTTTGGATATAGATGAGATCAGTGACGCCGACCAAAGTTTTGTCGCTAACTTTTTTTCAATTGCCACCTGGAAGGATCCCCGCTTGGCGCACGATAAAGGTGATTTAATAAAAATGCCTTTGGATAGTATATGGCACCCTACCTTCCAGCTTGTAAACCAGCAAAAGGTATGGCGAACCTTCTCCGAGGTGGCTACAGTAACGCAGGATGGAACCGTAATGTTAAGACAGCGTGTATGGGGTAACTTCTCACAACCTTTAGCGCTGCAAGATTTCCCCCTCGACATACAGACGTTTACCATTTCAATTGTGTCTGTAGGCAATCAAAAGGAAGATGTCAAAATCAAGGTAAATCCACAATCTAGTGTTACACGAAAACCATCTGTAGCCGGTTGGAAGATTCTTTCTGACACAGTTGACTTTACTCCTGTCAGACTCACTGAAGAAGTTCAGACAGCCTTGACACTCAACCAACGGTTCAAGGCAAAGCGAAGTATTGGATTCTATGTGTACAATGTCATCCTCCCGCTGGTGATGATTGTGATCATGTCTTGGATAGTATTCTGGATACCCCCTTCTGACCTAGGAACAAGAGTCGGGATTTCTATTACTTCCATGCTTACCGTGATAGCCTACCGATTTATGGTACATAGCTCCTTGCCTACCATTTCCTATCTTACCCGAATTGATTACCTCATTAATGAAGCCACCATCATTATCTTTTGTACACTGCTGATAAACCTGATTGCCAACCTGATGTGGAAAAAGAAACAGGAGAGTTACAAAAATGGCGTAGACCTAATTGCTAGAATATTGTTCCCTCTGATGCTGACAGGAATCCTAGTCAAGTTTTTCTCAGTATAAACTTACAACTTTAACTTTTGACCAATACTCAATGTTAATTGTACTCCAACACCTACAAAGTTTCGAAACCCTTTTTATTTATTCCTCTTTTCAATCCTAAAATCTTATTGCTTTTCCCACTAATACAAGCACTAGTAGGTTAAGTGCTGGAATGCGGTACTTGCCCGAAAAGCCACACAGAAGATATATACTCCCATAAAAAGTACTGCCCAATTGCATTCGTTAATGCTGCAGTATATAAGGTTCTTTTTGGCTAGGTCGCTGAAACGGGGCTATATAAAAAGGCAGTCTCCGAGATGGGAGCTGCCTTTTTATATTTCGCCTAACTATAAGATCTATCATCATTCCATTTCGGGAAGTGTGACTGGTAACTGATCAAAATCTCCTTCTACCAGCCAATCAGGCAGATAGCCGGAGCTTACCTCTGTCTTGAGCCCATTAAGCTGAGCCAAACGAACTGCTGCCAGATAGCCCCATGCTATAAACCAATGGTACTCAGCTGTTCGAGGAATATCATCCTCATCTTCGGGCTCCCGCTCGACAAAGTCTTTGAATAACTTCAGCCCCTCATACAGTTTTTCATTGTATAGCGTAGCATTTTTAGTGATAATCCCCAAGAAAACTTCCAGAAGAGGTGCATATAGGAACAAAACTAGTTCTTCCAGGTATTCATGACTAGGAGGATACTTTTGTATGTCCGTGTATTCATACGCTTCCTTAAAAGCTTGCTGTACGATATCTGATTTTTGAAACAGCTTTTTGTAGAAGTTGACAATTTTATAATGAAATGGCTCAACTCTAGAGGTATCCTTTTTGAAAACCTCATCAGAGACTTGTTCCAGTACTGTTATCCCTTCCCTATATTTTGTAATCATGCACCAATGCCAACAAAGCATCCAATCAGCTGCACTTGTGTATTCCCCTACTGGAACACCTCTGCCCTCTGCTACCTTGCCCGCTATTGGAACTGTAAATGGTTCACCTTTGGGGGTGATTCGTTCTTTGAAAATATATAGCTGCAAATCACGGGCATAGGTCAGGTAGCGATATATTTCTGTGGGAGATTTACCTAATTCATTTCCGTAGAGAAATTTTTGAAAGAAACTGTTTTGATAACTACCCAAAGAATATCTACCATTATTTAATACAACCCAATTTTGAAAAAATTCTATTATCTCCTCTTTATTTAGCGAATTATATCTCCGTAATAATGCCTTAACAATCCAATTCGGTAATGTGTGCTTATCTAAATCCCTCATTATGTACCACTTTCTATTATGTCAAACTTTTTCACAATTGTTTCCAATAGTTCACCATTTTCATCAATTGGTTGACGAACATATAAATACTCAAGTTCTTCTTGTCTTAAGCTTTCAATCAATGACTCTATTTTACTTGTATCCAATTCTTTTCTTTCTGCTTTTTCTAACATCTTCTGTAATGTAGCTTGCAAATATTTTCTAGACCCTTGCTCCGCTTTCTTTGATAGGTTATCTCAAGCCCTAGCACTACCCAAAGGGGATTTCCCTCCTTTAGCTAGCACCGCAATGTATCTTGTATTGAACTCTTCCTCTGTTGACACAAGTTTAAGTATGCTAAGGAACAAATCAAGTGCTGTCTTACACTCTTGTGACTAGACTAATTCAAAAATTTTCACATCTCTTCTTCTAAAATTATTAGACCCGACTCAAAAATCTTCATAATTTCATGCCTTCCTTCACAAAAAAGTACAAAACAAAAGGCTTGCCCAAATATGGACAAACCTTTTCGTTCAAACACTCTGTATGAAAATGAAAAATGCAATTCTTCAATCAGTTGGCTAAACTAAACTGCTGTACCTCTTCCTCTCCCGGAGATGCATAATGCTTGTCCAATACTTTTACCACTACCTCTCCATTTTCCATTTCAATATCCATTGGTACTAGTGTAAGTCCTTGCTTGTTGATGGTGGTCGCTATGTTGGCGTCTGTACCTTGTTGTGCTACCACTTCAGCAGGAATATATTCCCCATTCAGGAAGGCGGTACTCCACCACTGTCCATCCTTGTCCTTGAATGGGGTACCATGCCCGAGGAAGCGGCCTGCAAATTTTCTGGGTCCGTATGGACCCGTTACCTTGTCTGCGGTACAGTAGTAAAGATTATAAGTTCCGTGGCGCATCTCATCAGTACTCCAAGCAGTGCCCCAAAGTACATACTTGTCTTCTACCTTGGTGATGTAGCAACCTTCATGTCCCATCTTGCGGTCAGAAGGTCCCGCCTTGATCGGCTCGCCTACAAATCCTCTCAGGTCATCCGTCAGCTGAATCATTTCAGCGCATCTGTAGACCAGCCACGGCGTATTGCCATCCATAAAAATGGAAGGGTCATGTCTGTGTCCGAAGTCTACTCCGAACGGCTCTTCAAATGGACCTTCCAATTTGTCTCCTTTGGAGATAAAAAGGCTTGCCCGCTGCAGGTTGGAAGTCGTCACGATCACCCACTTGCCATTGATAAAGTGAATCTCCGGCGCCCAAATCATCGGTCCTACACCATGAACATCTGGCGCCAATAGTGTCTTCTTCTTTTTGAAAGTCTTGGCACGCTCATACAGCATATTCCCCCATTCTG is from Limibacter armeniacum and encodes:
- a CDS encoding immunity 49 family protein, with product MQLYIFKERITPKGEPFTVPIAGKVAEGRGVPVGEYTSAADWMLCWHWCMITKYREGITVLEQVSDEVFKKDTSRVEPFHYKIVNFYKKLFQKSDIVQQAFKEAYEYTDIQKYPPSHEYLEELVLFLYAPLLEVFLGIITKNATLYNEKLYEGLKLFKDFVEREPEDEDDIPRTAEYHWFIAWGYLAAVRLAQLNGLKTEVSSGYLPDWLVEGDFDQLPVTLPEME
- a CDS encoding family 43 glycosylhydrolase, which translates into the protein MKANMLWWVLVLLTSACKLSDNKQAKVQDPIKKHSQAVHVLDDVWMRDPFITLAPNGYYYLSCTRKNAYYPDSLPAMQFFRSKDLMDWEDLGVQWKAKETEWGNMLYERAKTFKKKKTLLAPDVHGVGPMIWAPEIHFINGKWVIVTTSNLQRASLFISKGDKLEGPFEEPFGVDFGHRHDPSIFMDGNTPWLVYRCAEMIQLTDDLRGFVGEPIKAGPSDRKMGHEGCYITKVEDKYVLWGTAWSTDEMRHGTYNLYYCTADKVTGPYGPRKFAGRFLGHGTPFKDKDGQWWSTAFLNGEYIPAEVVAQQGTDANIATTINKQGLTLVPMDIEMENGEVVVKVLDKHYASPGEEEVQQFSLAN
- a CDS encoding sulfatase family protein — its product is MKKLSVIFILQLLFCTNLLAQQPHIIIIYTDDMGIGDMSCSGGEVEPTPNIDRLAQGGKRFTQYYTTAPVCSPSRVSVTTGMYHVKWNINTFLSSRRFNAKCEQSDFLVAEAPTIAKTLKTAGYKTAHYGKWHMGGGRDVKNAPSIAEYGFDDFASTWESPNPDPLLTSGNWIWTAEDSIKRWERTAYFVDKTLAFLDANKETPCFINLWPDDVHSPWVPDESSQENWKGTAFNLDKMQLVMGEFDKQIGRLLDGLEQKGLLENTLIIFTSDNGPAPSFDRIRTNGLRGVKNSLYEGGILMPFIVHWPKKVQAGQVDSASVIASIDLLPTLCKIANAQLPEHFQPDGEDISKSWLRKKSYEREQDLFFEYGRNEDFKYPKNGTDRSLHLAVRHGDWKLFATPDGKTVELYNLKSDPTESHNLVQEKQEIVKELLPKLLSWFASSDKAYVSGNNLMSK
- a CDS encoding ligand-gated ion channel, which gives rise to MATLYKYIIALCLLIFSNSLITKAQVADRPDKDRPTEVEVTLIILDIDEISDADQSFVANFFSIATWKDPRLAHDKGDLIKMPLDSIWHPTFQLVNQQKVWRTFSEVATVTQDGTVMLRQRVWGNFSQPLALQDFPLDIQTFTISIVSVGNQKEDVKIKVNPQSSVTRKPSVAGWKILSDTVDFTPVRLTEEVQTALTLNQRFKAKRSIGFYVYNVILPLVMIVIMSWIVFWIPPSDLGTRVGISITSMLTVIAYRFMVHSSLPTISYLTRIDYLINEATIIIFCTLLINLIANLMWKKKQESYKNGVDLIARILFPLMLTGILVKFFSV